In a genomic window of Magnolia sinica isolate HGM2019 chromosome 16, MsV1, whole genome shotgun sequence:
- the LOC131229552 gene encoding receptor-like cytosolic serine/threonine-protein kinase RBK1 isoform X1 — protein sequence MKSEEETSGNQVNPETEFLKNSNPADGSPRCVLEIPILGVDSDNSSSSSSSSVSSNGSGSGCNESSVSESNGLQWRNFMNVLRKKSIRRLSTFPLPGSELSRRNLSRKLGQIRNGEDGVEGGGEAVVPKPSWRSFDYEELVTATDNFSSEKLIGKGGHAEVYKGCLPDGQLVAVKRLTKRKTEDEIIADFLTELGIIAHIDHPNVARLIGFGVDGGLHLVLRFSPHGSLASMLHGSKDGLDWAIRFKVAVGVAEGLLYLHQGCRRRVIHRDIKASNILLTDDYEPQISDFGLAKWLPNQWSHHIVFPIEGTFGYLAPEYFMHGIVDEKTDVFAFGVLLLELITGRRAVDASRQSLVMWAKPLLDANKAQELVDPCLGDAHDPVEMRRAMSVASMCIHHLSSMRPHMNQVVKLLRGENGRGEVKGREHRPNVLKSFLFDACDLDDYTCSRYLSDLNRHRKLALE from the exons ATGAAATCCGAAGAAG AAACAAGTGGAAATCAAGTAAACCCAGAAACAGAATTCCTCAAGAATTCGAATCCGGCTGATGGATCGCCTCGATGCGTATTGGAAATACCGATTTTGGGTGTAGATTCGGataatagtagtagtagtagtagtagtagtgtTAGTAGTAATGGCAGCGGAAGCGGCTGTAATGAATCGTCGGTCTCGGAGTCGAATGGATTGCAATGGAGAAATTTTATGAATGTTTTGAGGAAGAAATCGATAAGACGGCTTTCGACGTTTCCGTTGCCGGGTTCAGAGCTGTCGAGGAGGAATTTGAGCAGGAAACTGGGTCAAATTCGAAACGGAGAAGATGGAGTAGAAGGCGGTGGAGAGGCGGTCGTTCCGAAGCCGTCGTGGAGGAGCTTCGATTATGAAGAGCTTGTGACTGCTACTGATAATTTCAGTTCTG AGAAATTGATAGGAAAGGGTGGCCATGCAGAGGTTTATAAAGGATGCCTGCCTGATGGGCAGCTTGTGGCAGTGAAGAGGCTAACAAAGAGAAAGACAGAGGACGAGATTATAGCTGATTTCCTAACTGAACTCGGCATAATCGCACACATCGATCACCCCAACGTGGCCCGCTTGATCGGTTTCGGGGTTGATGGAGGTTTGCACCTTGTTCTCCGGTTCTCCCCACATGGAAGCCTAGCTTCCATGCTCCATG GTTCAAAGGACGGTCTGGATTGGGCTATCCGATTCAAGGTAGCGGTCGGAGTAGCGGAAGGATTGTTATATCTTCATCAGGGCTGTCGTAGACGCGTAATTCATAGAGATATCAAAGCATCCAACATACTACTCACTGATGATTATGAACCACAG ATATCAGATTTCGGACTAGCGAAATGGCTCCCCAACCAATGGAGTCACCACATTGTGTTCCCCATCGAAGGCACATTTGG ATATTTGGCACCTGAATACTTCATGCATGGGATCgtagatgaaaaaacagatgttTTCGCATTTGGGGTGTTGCTGTTAGAGCTCATAACGGGTCGTCGAGCCGTTGATGCTTCTCGCCAGAGCCTCGTCATGTGG GCCAAGCCGCTGCTCGACGCAAACAAGGCCCAAGAACTAGTGGATCCTTGCTTAGGAGATGCACACGACCCGGTCGAAATGAGACGTGCCATGTCCGTCGCTTCCATGTGCATTCACCACCTATCATCCATGCGACCACACATGAATCAG GTGGTGAAGCTTCTCAGAGGGGAGAATGGTCGAGGAGAAGTGAAGGGAAGAGAGCACAGACCCAATGTTTTAAAGTCATTTCTCTTTGATGCTTGTGACTTGGACGACTATACATGCTCTAGATATCTCAGTGATCTCAATCGACATAGGAAGCTTGCTTTGGAATAG
- the LOC131229552 gene encoding receptor-like cytosolic serine/threonine-protein kinase RBK1 isoform X2 produces MKSEEETSGNQVNPETEFLKNSNPADGSPRCVLEIPILGVDSDNSSSSSSSSVSSNGSGSGCNESSVSESNGLQWRNFMNVLRKKSIRRLSTFPLPGSELSRRNLSRKLGQIRNGEDGVEGGGEAVVPKPSWRSFDYEELVTATDNFSSEKLIGKGGHAEVYKGCLPDGQLVAVKRLTKRKTEDEIIADFLTELGIIAHIDHPNVARLIGFGVDGGLHLVLRFSPHGSLASMLHGSKDGLDWAIRFKVAVGVAEGLLYLHQGCRRRVIHRDIKASNILLTDDYEPQISDFGLAKWLPNQWSHHIVFPIEGTFGYLAPEYFMHGIVDEKTDVFAFGVLLLELITGRRAVDASRQSLVMWVVKLLRGENGRGEVKGREHRPNVLKSFLFDACDLDDYTCSRYLSDLNRHRKLALE; encoded by the exons ATGAAATCCGAAGAAG AAACAAGTGGAAATCAAGTAAACCCAGAAACAGAATTCCTCAAGAATTCGAATCCGGCTGATGGATCGCCTCGATGCGTATTGGAAATACCGATTTTGGGTGTAGATTCGGataatagtagtagtagtagtagtagtagtgtTAGTAGTAATGGCAGCGGAAGCGGCTGTAATGAATCGTCGGTCTCGGAGTCGAATGGATTGCAATGGAGAAATTTTATGAATGTTTTGAGGAAGAAATCGATAAGACGGCTTTCGACGTTTCCGTTGCCGGGTTCAGAGCTGTCGAGGAGGAATTTGAGCAGGAAACTGGGTCAAATTCGAAACGGAGAAGATGGAGTAGAAGGCGGTGGAGAGGCGGTCGTTCCGAAGCCGTCGTGGAGGAGCTTCGATTATGAAGAGCTTGTGACTGCTACTGATAATTTCAGTTCTG AGAAATTGATAGGAAAGGGTGGCCATGCAGAGGTTTATAAAGGATGCCTGCCTGATGGGCAGCTTGTGGCAGTGAAGAGGCTAACAAAGAGAAAGACAGAGGACGAGATTATAGCTGATTTCCTAACTGAACTCGGCATAATCGCACACATCGATCACCCCAACGTGGCCCGCTTGATCGGTTTCGGGGTTGATGGAGGTTTGCACCTTGTTCTCCGGTTCTCCCCACATGGAAGCCTAGCTTCCATGCTCCATG GTTCAAAGGACGGTCTGGATTGGGCTATCCGATTCAAGGTAGCGGTCGGAGTAGCGGAAGGATTGTTATATCTTCATCAGGGCTGTCGTAGACGCGTAATTCATAGAGATATCAAAGCATCCAACATACTACTCACTGATGATTATGAACCACAG ATATCAGATTTCGGACTAGCGAAATGGCTCCCCAACCAATGGAGTCACCACATTGTGTTCCCCATCGAAGGCACATTTGG ATATTTGGCACCTGAATACTTCATGCATGGGATCgtagatgaaaaaacagatgttTTCGCATTTGGGGTGTTGCTGTTAGAGCTCATAACGGGTCGTCGAGCCGTTGATGCTTCTCGCCAGAGCCTCGTCATGTGG GTGGTGAAGCTTCTCAGAGGGGAGAATGGTCGAGGAGAAGTGAAGGGAAGAGAGCACAGACCCAATGTTTTAAAGTCATTTCTCTTTGATGCTTGTGACTTGGACGACTATACATGCTCTAGATATCTCAGTGATCTCAATCGACATAGGAAGCTTGCTTTGGAATAG